The genomic DNA TCCGCCGGACGCCCTGTGCGGCGAGGGCTCCGGCGGAGGTGGCGGCGACCGTGCCGGGCAGGGCCGCCCGGCCCGGCGCACCGTGCCGGACGGCCCATCCCCGCAGCTCGTCATGGACGCTGTCCTCGACGAGTCCCCCCGTGGGGTCCTTGTGCGCGCCTGCCCGGCGCAGGGTCGCGGCGACCGACGACTTGTACGCGGCCGGCAGCGCGAAGTACGTGTTCGACGGTGAGACGACGACATCGACGTCCCGGAGCAGATCGACCGAGTGCACATGCACCGTGACGGACACGGGCCGGCCGTGGACGTACGGCTTCAGGACGCGGTGTGCGGCGGGGAGCGCCACCGGCCGTCCCGTTGCCGGGACTTCACGCGCCGGGGCGGCCGGGGCGCCGGCGATGCCCAGCACCTGCTCCGTCAACTGCCCCAGCACCATCAGTTCGTGGTGCTTGCGGAAGCGTTCGACGCTGACGCCGTACACCTCCGCGGCCCGTCTGCGCCGGTCCGCGGCCGGCCAGTCCCGGGTGCCCTGGGCGAGGCCCAGGCTGTACTCGGCGGCGGTCTGAAGTGTGCCGCCGCCCAGTCCCGCGACGGCGGTCCGCAGCAGTACCTCGACCGAGCGGCTCGCCAACTCCCCCTGTTGTCCGGGCAGTTCTCGCGCGATGCGGATCAGCTCCGGTGTGTCCAGTCCCCTCAACCGAACGACCCCGGCCCGCCTCACCTTGCGCACCTCCGCGAGAACCGATCCGTGATCGGGCAGGTGAGGGGGCAGCGCCATGGCGGCAAGGATCGCACCGCCGCCACCCCCGTCACAAGCCCGTTCCGTGCTCCCCTGGCTGTTCTCCACGTCCATTCCACACGACGGGCCGGGCGCACTCGGGTCGCTTTCGGGGCGGATCCGGGGCAGGGCCGTACTACCTGTCTGTACTGCCTATCCGTACTGCCCATCCGTACTGCCTATCCGCACTGCCTAGACGAACGTGCTCACCACCGCCGCCACCGCGAACCCGGCGACGGACAGCACCGACTCCAGCACGGTCCACGTCCTGAGTGTGTCCCGCTCGCTGATGCCGAAGTACTTCGACACCATCCAGAAGCCGCCGTCGTTGACGTGCGAGGCGAAGATGGAGCCCGCCGAGATGGCCATGATGACCAGGGCGACGAAGGCCTGGGAGTGGTCGCCCGCGGCGAGCAGGGGCGCCACGATCCCGGCCGTCGTGACGATGGCGACCGTCGCCGAGCCCTGGGCGACCCGCAGGACCACGGAGATCAGGTACGAGAGGACGATCACCGGCAGGCCGACGTCGTTGAAGGTGTCGGAGAGCGCCTGGGCGACGCCGCTGGCCTTCAGGACGGCCCCGAAGATGCCGCCCGCGCCGACCACGAGCAGGATGTTGCCGACCGGCTTGAGGGACGAAGTCGACACCGTCTCCAGGGACTTGCGGGACCAGCCGCGCCGGATGCCGAGCAGGTAGTACGCGAGCAGCAGGGCGATGGTGAGGGCGACGAACGGGCTGCCGAAGAACTCGATGACCGAGCGGAGCGTGGAGGGGTCGAGGGCGATCGAGGAGAAGGTGGCGGCCAGGATCAGCACCAGCGGCGTACCGATGATGCCGAGGACCGTGCCGAGGGGGACGGGCTCCTCACGCGGCTCGACACCCTGCGCGCGCTGTTCCTCGATGACGGCCAGCTTGGCCTCGGCCGCCGCCTCGACCATGTCCTGCGGTACGGCGACGAAGATCCGCCTGCCGATCCAGGCGGAGTAGACCCAGGCGGCGAGCACGGCCGGGATGCCGCAGACGACGCCCATCAGGATGACCCAGCCGAGCTGCACGTGCAGGAGGCCGGCCGCGGCCACCGGGCCGGGGTGCGGCGGCAGGAACGCGTGGGTCATCGACAGGCCGGCCAGCAGCGGCAGGCAGTAGAGGAGGATCGACTTGCCGGAGCGCTTGGCGGCCGCGTACACGATCGGCGCGAGGACGAAGATGCCGACGTCGAAGAAGACCGGGATACCGAAGATCAGGCCGGTCAGGCCCATGGCGAGCGGGGCACGCCGCTCACCGAAGAGGTTCAGCAGCCGGGTCGCCAACACCTCGGCGCCACCGCTGACTTCGAGGATCGCGCCGAGCATCGTGCCCAGGCCGATG from Streptomyces avermitilis MA-4680 = NBRC 14893 includes the following:
- a CDS encoding GntP family permease, translated to MSYPLAATAPATPETPPHTGGLLLLMDGTAGLLTVAALGIALLLILIIKVRLQPFVALLAVSIAVGLAAGLSVTELFGTVQRSTAVSVVESGMGGILGHVAIIIGLGTMLGAILEVSGGAEVLATRLLNLFGERRAPLAMGLTGLIFGIPVFFDVGIFVLAPIVYAAAKRSGKSILLYCLPLLAGLSMTHAFLPPHPGPVAAAGLLHVQLGWVILMGVVCGIPAVLAAWVYSAWIGRRIFVAVPQDMVEAAAEAKLAVIEEQRAQGVEPREEPVPLGTVLGIIGTPLVLILAATFSSIALDPSTLRSVIEFFGSPFVALTIALLLAYYLLGIRRGWSRKSLETVSTSSLKPVGNILLVVGAGGIFGAVLKASGVAQALSDTFNDVGLPVIVLSYLISVVLRVAQGSATVAIVTTAGIVAPLLAAGDHSQAFVALVIMAISAGSIFASHVNDGGFWMVSKYFGISERDTLRTWTVLESVLSVAGFAVAAVVSTFV